A DNA window from Theobroma cacao cultivar B97-61/B2 chromosome 5, Criollo_cocoa_genome_V2, whole genome shotgun sequence contains the following coding sequences:
- the LOC18598356 gene encoding uncharacterized protein LOC18598356, producing MSRRNGPKLELKLNLSPPRLNPRVESPSRSATVSPTSPPSSCVSSEMNQDVDASVRYSSSPEATSMVLVGCPRCLMYVMLSEDDPKCPKCKSTVLLDFLHDTATTTTIKTRKS from the coding sequence ATGAGCCGCAGAAATGGTCCCAAGCTTGAGTTGAAGCTGAACCTATCACCACCAAGGCTTAATCCAAGAGTGGAATCACCAAGCCGATCAGCAACCGTGTCACCGACATCTCCTCCAAGCTCATGCGTGTCATCAGAGATGAACCAGGACGTTGACGCTAGCGTCAGATACTCGAGCAGCCCTGAGGCAACATCCATGGTTCTTGTAGGGTGCCCAAGGTGCCTGATGTACGTGATGCTTTCAGAGGATGACCCAAAGTGCCCCAAATGCAAGAGCACCGTTCTGCTTGATTTCCTCCATGATACTGCTACCACTACCACCATCAAGACAAGAAAGAGCTAG
- the LOC18598358 gene encoding serine/arginine-rich splicing factor 4: MSLYIGHLSSRTRRDELERVFRRFGRCNVRLKDGYGFIVYDYPPNAEKALRALQGRNICGEPLTLTWSNKQPRPLKKFARADQSYDQEPLRVRSSARGRDYGNRKLDINVQHDYKMSIEQPESHGVRLNSADLLNAEIGDQFKEYTREDNNDYREDLLNEGGQVESNLVDGDRWDGKRHELSDGNNVEHEMEFDRYIGYDKKDDENNRIVYSSGSPAAQSPQKKIVRELISEGTLNHLNDSKAQQACYSCGALGHRKHNCPRENTSGRYFSRFDRRHHDEIGSSSRAKLQQDKDPLTTKRSKDRKESGSGKSGRLIENGSSLFAKETDRAWEKDYRGKKRSRRRGGTPKRHSEKKARPISSPLHPDYNAARSRSKSKSLEHVLRSVSQSRSRSVPSRACSSSTNLRSSPVSYYSRSRSSKSNLRSSCPTSLSLSVSLGRPSSSLLNKGQLNLKGTLDNSTTPESKEIMVFGEPGKGDVELENEKLENRVGPVNIENARLSAKVENEVEKDQGMQIGNSDDHMKPRSVPQVKIPSISISEKGALAAGILSSESLGEIKGSEDFDTLTTEDVMVPPKKTDSELTSSRSTSILPDELSMVMKHYGLEPPDENEMHLSAEAYFGCACLWPWEIVYYRRLKKGPISTENYARRVAQNKEFGIVDKYIRSSSGWGQQNHP, from the coding sequence ATGTCTTTGTATATTGGCCATCTATCATCTCGCACTCGTAGGGATGAACTTGAGCGTGTTTTCAGAAGGTTTGGAAGATGCAACGTACGGCTGAAAGATGGCTATGGATTTATTGTGTATGACTACCCTCCAAATGCAGAGAAAGCTCTGAGAGCACTTCAAGGAAGGAATATCTGTGGGGAGCCATTAACTCTCACATGGTCAAATAAACAGCCTAGACCTCTCAAAAAATTTGCTAGGGCTGATCAATCCTATGATCAGGAGCCACTTAGAGTTAGGAGTTCTGCTAGAGGTAGAGATTATGGCAATAGAAAGTTGGATATAAACGTTCAGCATGATTACAAGATGAGTATTGAACAACCAGAGAGTCATGGTGTGAGGCTTAATTCTGCTGACTTGCTTAATGCAGAGATAGGAGACCAATTTAAAGAATACACTAGGGAAGACAATAATGACTATAGGGAAGATTTGCTGAATGAAGGTGGTCAAGTTGAATCGAACCTGGTCGATGGTGATAGGTGGGATGGGAAACGCCATGAACTGTCTGATGGTAATAATGTTGAACATGAAATGGAATTTGACCGCTACATAGGTTATGACAAGaaagatgatgaaaacaaTCGAATTGTGTATTCCAGTGGTTCTCCTGCTGCACAAAGCCCtcaaaagaaaatagtaaGAGAGCTGATAAGTGAAGGAACTTTGAACCATCTTAATGATTCAAAAGCACAGCAAGCTTGTTACAGCTGCGGTGCCTTGGGTCACAGAAAGCATAATTGTCCCCGTGAAAATACTTCAGGAAGATATTTCTCCAGGTTTGACCGCAGACATCATGATGAAATTGGATCCAGTTCTCGGGCAAAGCTGCAGCAAGATAAGGATCCCCTAACAACAAAGCGATCCAAGGATAGAAAAGAATCTGGTTCAGGAAAGTCTGGGCGATTGATAGAGAATGGAAGCTCCCTTTTTGCAAAGGAAACTGACAGAGCTTGGGAAAAGGACTATAGAGGAAAGAAGAGAAGTAGGAGGAGAGGTGGAACTCCTAAAAGACATAGTGAAAAGAAAGCAAGGCCAATTTCTTCTCCACTTCATCCTGATTACAATGCAGCCAGATCACGCTCAAAATCTAAATCCTTAGAGCATGTGCTAAGGTCAGTTTCACAGTCTAGATCAAGATCCGTACCATCTAGAGCATGCTCATCATCTACTAATTTAAGGTCCAGTCCAGTATCATATTATTCTAGATCCAGAAGTTCTAAGTCTAACTTAAGGTCAAGCTGTCCTACATCCTTGTCTTTGTCTGTATCCCTTGGCAGGCCTTCATCATCATTACTGAACAAGGGGCAGTTGAATCTGAAAGGTACTTTGGATAATTCTACCACTCCTGAATCCAAGGAGATTATGGTTTTCGGAGAACCAGGAAAAGGTGATGTTGaattggagaatgaaaaacttgaaaataGGGTGGGTCCAGTGAACATTGAAAATGCCAGGTTATCTgccaaagtagaaaatgaagtGGAAAAGGATCAAGGTATGCAGATAGGTAATAGTGATGATCATATGAAACCCAGGTCAGTACCTCAAGTTAAAATTCCAAGCATATCAATTTCAGAGAAAGGTGCACTTGCTGCTGGGATTTTGTCTTCAGAGAGCTTGGGGGAGATCAAGGGCAGTGAAGATTTTGATACACTGACAACAGAGGATGTGATGGTACCTCCTAAAAAAACAGATTCAGAGCTCACCTCCAGCCGTTCAACCAGCATATTGCCGGATGAGTTGTCTATGGTTATGAAGCATTATGGCCTAGAACCTCcagatgaaaatgaaatgcatTTATCTGCAGAAGCTTACTTTGGTTGTGCTTGCTTGTGGCCTTGGGAGATTGTATATTACAGGAGGTTGAAGAAAGGTCCTATTTCAACTGAGAACTATGCCAGGCGAGTTGcacaaaataaagaatttggtATTGTTGACAAGTATATTAGAAGCAGTAGCGGATGGGGACAACAGAATCACCCTTAA